Sequence from the Mycobacterium florentinum genome:
CGCTGGCCGCGCTGGCCGCGGCCGACCCGCGTCCCAACGCCAGCATGCAGGCGATCGCCGAAACCTTTGACCGGCCTCCCGGCTGGATCGTCACGGCCACCGCACCTTTCAAGTCCGCGACCAAATGGAGCGGCGTGTCCTACGCCGACCACGGCAACTGGGTGATCGGAGCGCCCGACGTGCTGCTCGATCCGGCATCGACGGCCGCCGCACAGGCCGAACAGATCGGTGCGCAGGGGTTGCGGGTGCTGTTGCTCGGCGCCGCCGATGTCGCCGTGGATCGCCCGGACGCGCCGGGACGGGTCGTCCCGATCGCGCTGGTGGTGCTGGAGCAGAGGGTGCGCCCGGACGCGTGCGAAACCGTGGAGTACTTTGCCGCCCAGGATGTTTCGGTGAAGGTGATCTCGGGCGACAACGCGGTGTCGGTGGGCGCGGTGGCGGCAAAACTCGGGTTGCCTGGCGAGGCGATGGATGCGCGCCAATTGCCAACGGAGGCCGGTGAATTGGCCGACATGCTGGACACCTACACGAGCTTCGGCCGGGTGCGGCCCGATCAGAAGCGGGCCATTGTGCATGCGCTGCAAGCGCACGGGCACACCGTGGCGATGACCGGCGACGGCGTCAACGACGTGCTCGCCCTCAAGGACGCCGACATCGGGGTGGCGATGGGTGCCGGTAGCCCCGCGTCGCGGGCGGTAGCGCAGATCGTGTTGCTGGACAACAGGTTTGCGACACTTCCTTACGTCGTCGGTGAAGGCCGGCGGGTGATTGGCAACATCGAGAGGGTCGCCAACCTGTTTTTGACCAAGACGGTGTACTCGGTAATGCTGGCGCTGTTCGTGGGTATCGAATGCCTGTTGTCCAAGCCGCTGCGGGCGGATCCGCTGCTGTACCCGTTTCAGCCGATCCACGTCACCATCGCCGCGTGGTTCACGATCGGCATTCCGTCGTTCATCCTATCGCTGGCGCCCAACAACGAGCGCGCCTATCCCGGCTTCGTGCGACGGGTGCTGACGTCGGCGCTGCCGTCCGGATTGATCGTCGGCACCGCGACCTTCGTCTCCTACCTGGTGGCCTACCGGGGCCGTCATGCCACCTTCACCGAACAAGACCAGGCGTCGACCGCCGCGCTGATCACCCTGTTGGTGACCGCGCTCTGGGTGCTGGCCGTGGTGGCGCGTCCCTACCAGTGGTGGCGGGTCGCGCTGGTCGCTTCGTGCGGCCTGGCGTATGTCGCGATCTTCAGTATCCCGCTGGCGCAGCAGAAGTTTCTGCTCGATCCGTCGAATCTGGCTCTGACGTCCACGGCGCTGGGGATCGGCGTGCTGGGCGCCGCGGCGATCGAGGCGACGTGGTGGATCCGGGCCAGGATGCTCGGCATCGAGCCGCGATTGTGGCGGGCACCCGACGACGCTTAATCGCCCAGTGTGGCCTCAGCCGCACAGTAGGGCGCGAGCGTGCGGCCAGCCGCAGGTTCGGCGCTCCAGACCGGCTGGGCCGACCAGGGCGATTGGGATCGCCCGGATTCCGGCCAGTAGGGTTCTACCAGCAAAGAAAGGATCCCCGGCGGCCCCGGGGATCCGCGGGGAAGGGACAGCACATGGGATTCCTGGACAAGGCGAAGGACCTGTTGGCGCAGAACGCCGACAAGGTCGAGACCGCGATCGACAAGGCCGGCGAGTTCGTCGACGACAAGACGCAGGGCAAGTACTCCGACACCATCCACAAGGTGCAGGAAGAGGCCAAGAAGGCGATCGACGCCCAGGGCCCCGGCGACCAGCAGAACTGAACGCATGGCGAAGCTTTCCGGATCCATCGACGTACCCCTGCCGCCGGCCCAGGCCTGGACGCATGCCTCCGATCTGTCCCGCTTCAAGGACTGGCTGAGCATCCACCGGGTGTGGCGCAGCAAGCTGCCCGACGACCTGCAAAAGGGCACGGTCATCGAATCCATCGTCGAGGTCAAGGGCATGCTCAACCGGATCAAGTGGACGATCGTGCACTACAAGCCGCCGGAGGCCATGACGCTCAACGGCGATGGCGTCGGCGGCGTCAAGGTCAAGCTGATTGCGAAGGTCAAACCGAAGGATGACGGATCGGTCGTCAGCTTCGACGTGCGCCTCGGTGGTCCCGCGCTGTTCGGCCCGATCGGCGTGATCGTGGCCGCCGCACTGAGAAGCGACATCAACGAATCCCTGGAAAGATTCGTCACCGTGTTCACCGGTCCCGATCCCGGTCGCAACGGGCATGGTGGCGCCGGCCGCTGACCGTCTGGCGGACCTGCTTCGCACCACCGTCGGTGTCGAACTGCCGGTCCGGCCGCGCGCCTGGGACGGCAGCGAGACCGATGAGTTTTTCCCTCGGCGCCGGTCGATGTGTGTGAGCCCCGCGCACGGGGCAAGGACACCGACAGGAGAACACCGTGCCCATCCGTGACGGCGCCCCGCTGGGCGCACCCTGCTGGATCGATTTGACGACCTCGGAGCTCGACCGCGCCCGGAACTTCTACGGCACGGCCTTCGGCTGGACGTTCGAGTCCGCCGGACCCGAGTACGGCGGTTACCTCAACGTCGCCAAGGACGGCCACCGCGTCGCCGGCATGATGGCCAACCGCCCCGAGACGGGGTCGCCAGACGTGTGGACGACCTACTTCCACACCGTCGATATCAACGCGACGGCCGCCGCCGCGACCGCCGCCGGCGGCGCGGTATGCGTGGAGCCGATGGAAATACCCGCCAAGGGGTACATGGGCCTCGCCACCGATCCGTCCGGCGCGTTTTTCGGCTTGTGGCAGCCGCTGGAGCATCGCGGTTTCGAGGTGATCGGCGGGGCCGGCGCACCGGTCTGGCATCAATTGACCAGCCGCGATTACCGTGCGGCGCTGGACTTCTATCGCGAGGTTTTCGGCTGGCGGACCGAGGTCGTCGGTGACAGCGACGAATTCCGTTACACCACAGCATGGTTCGGTGATCAGCAAGCCCCCGCAAGCGGGTGGTACCCCCAGCTCGGCGTGATGGACGGCGCGGCCATACTGCCCGAGGGCGTGCCGTCGCAGTGGACCATCTTCTTCGGCGCCGAGGATGTCGACAAAACACTCCAGGTGATCGCCGAGAACGGCGGAGCCGTGCTGCGGGGAGCCGAGGACACGCCGTACGGACGGCTGGCCGCGGCCACCGACCCCACCGGCGTCACGTTCAACCTGTCCTCGCTGCGGGCGTGACGTAGCGGGGTCGCATCGGCGCACGCTGCGCGTGGCGCGCGGGCGGCCGGTCCGGCGCCCTATTAAGGTCGCACCCATGACCCGCCGCCTGCGCCCCGGATGGCTGGTGGCGCTGTTTGCCCTGGTCGTTTCGGCCAGTGCCTGGTTGCCGTGGCTGACGACGTCGGTCGGTGGCGGCGGTTGGGCCAGCGCGATCGGGGGTAGACACGGCAGCCTGCAGCTTCCGCCGGGATTCGGCGCGGGCCAGCTGATTGTGCTGCTGTCCTCGGCGTTGCTGGTGGCCGGGGCGATGGTGGGTCGGGGCCTGTCCGTGCGGATCGCATCGATTGCGGCGCTGGTGATTTCGCTGCTGCTCGTGGCGCTCGTGGCGTGGTACTACAAACTCAACGTCAATCCACCGGTGTCCGCGGAATACGGACTGTATGTCGGCGGGGGCGCCGCGGTCGGCGCGGTCGTCTGTTCGGTGGTGTCGTTGATCGCCGCGCTCGTCGCCGGTCGCGCCGCCCGGTAAGGCCTCAGCCCGTCGGGAAGTCGTGTTTGCCCGAGGTGGAGCTCTCGCTGGGCTCGTTGACTCCGAACACAAAGGGCGCGAACACAACCTCGCGTCCGTCGGGGTCGCGATAGGTCACCGCACCGGTTGCCGTCCAGTACGGGTGCTGCTGCACCGTTTCGGCTCCTGCTTCCTGCAGGCGCGCGATCGCGGCCCGCTGCGACTGCTCGTCCGGGAAGTACAGGCACAGCTGCTCGTGGTCATCGACCGCGACGTCGCCGTCGGGTGCCTCCACAATCTCCATCGTCAGGTTCCAGCTGGGCAAGCCGAAGATAGCGCCGTTGCTGCCATAGCTGGCCTCGAACGTCTCGAACAGCGGCAGCCCCACCAGCTCACGGTAAAACCGCACGGTCTCTTCGAAGTTCGACGACCGGCGAGCAAAGCGGATGGCGCCGATCGAGGCCAGCCGGATGGGCCAGTGTGTGGTCCTGCGGGACTTTTCGGAGTTCATTGCCATCTTATGGTGACGGGTCGGCGAGTCGCGGGGTTCACAGGCCCACGGCGGCGGCCGCCGACTCGGCGGTCGCCCAGCGCCGCAACTGCGCACCGGGCGCCCACGTGGAATGTGTGCCGCTCGAAATGCGTTCCGGGAGTTGTAGTTTGCACACCGGTCCGTCGGTGACCCGGGCGGCGTCGAACACCACGCAATAGGAGGCGTCGGTGTTCATGTCGGTGGTCAGGGTGACCAGGTAGCCGTCGTCTTCACCGGCGGCGCCCACGCGGGGCGCCATCGCGGTCTCACTGCCGTAGACGCCGTCGCCGAACGAGAAACCCTGCTGGCCCCCGGTCCGCAGATCGTGTTTGACCAGCCCGTCGAACAGGAACCAGCCCGGCTTCCCGGTGGCGGCGTAGGTGTAGCGGTAGTCGGCACCCGCGTAGTCGGGGTTGATCGTTCCGAACTCGGTGATCGAGTCCGACAACTGCTCCTCTGTCACCGCACCGGTGACCAGGTTGAAGCGCCACCGGTGCAGCCGCGCTTGCAGGCGGTCCAGCGCGAGGAAGCGAAACAGCTTCTCCCACTTCGCTCCTCCGGTGTCGAGTGGCTGGGGATCGCCTTCGAAGAAGCCGTCCAGTACGATCTCGTCGCCGTCCTCGTAGGCGTTGGTGAAATGCAGCACGAACGTGGGGGCCGCCTCGAACCACCTGATGTCAGCGGTCGAACCGCGGCGCGGGATCACCGCGAAGCGCGACGGAATGTCGGGGTAGAAGCGCGGCAGGTGCACATCGTGTTCGAGCAGCCGCGGATCCCAGAACAACGGGAAATCGTTGAGGATGGCGTAGTTTTCGGTGAACGCCATGTCGTGGGGGAGACGCGGGCCGGGCAACGGGATGTCGACGTAGTGCGCAAGCTCGTTGTCGGCATCGACGACGCCGTAGCGCATGTACGGATCCTGCTTGCTGTAGTTGAAGAACAGCAGTTCGCCGGTTCTGTTGTCCACCTTCGGATGCGCGGACACCCCCCAGTCGAGGGGGAAGCGCCCGTTCCAGCTTTCCTTGCCGAGGGTGTTGGCCGAATACGGGTCGATCCGGTACAGATCACCGCACTGGTAGAAGCTGGTCAGCGCGATTCCGCGGTGCACGATGACGTCGGTGCTCGACGCGTCCTTCATCTTCGTTCGCGCGCCCCAGCCCTGCTCGCGCCGGGCCAGTTGCACCGGTTCGGCCAGACCCGGCCACAGCGGCTCGCCGGCGTCGTTCTCGGCCAGAAAGCCGTCGGTGCGGATAAAGCGGTTGCGGTAGAAGGCTTTTCCATCGCGGAAGCCGACGACGTGCACCATGCCGTCACCGTCGAACGGGTGATAGGTCTTTAACGCAGGATGCAGCGGGTTCTCGGTGTTGCGCAAGTAGATGCCATCGAGGTCGTCGGGGATCTTCCCCTCCACCGGGGCCAGGTCGTTGGCGTCCCACTCGGTGGTCTGTGGTCGCCACGGGCCGGTCCGGTAGGGGTGGTCGTCGTCTTCGGGCAGGGTCGACAGGAACTTGCCGACGATCTCAACGTCCATGTCATGCGCCTATGGTCGTGCCCACGACGAAGCTGACCGTGGTGGCGGTGCTGCCGCCGAAGTTCAGCGTGCCGAAGGTCTTTGCGTCCTCGACTTGATAGTCACCCGCCCCGCCGCTCACCTGTTTGGCCGCGTCGAGCAGCATCCGCACGCCGGAGGCCCCGACCGGGTGACCGCCGCCGATCAGCCCGCCGCTGGGGTTGATCGGGAGCCGCCCGCCGATCTCGATCTCCCCGTTTTCGATGGCCTTCCACGATTCGCCCGGTCCGGTCAGCCCGATGTGGTCGATGGCCAGGTACTCGCTGGGCGTGAAGCAGTCGTGCACCTCGAACCCGTCGACGTCGTCGAGGGCCACCTGCGCGCGGCGCAACGCGTCGAGCACCGCCGACCGCACGTGGGGGAGCACGTACTCGTCGTCGGCGGCCCGGTCGAGTTTCTGCTGCAGGCCCAGCCCGACGGTGCGATGGCCCCAGCCCTCGATGCGCCCGATCGGGCGCGCGTCGGGATGGTCGCGCAGATAGGCGTCGTTGGCCAGGACCAAACCCGCACCGCCGTCGGTCATTTGGCTGCAGTCGTACCGGCGCAGCCGGCCTTCGGTGATCGGGTTGGTCGCGTCGTCAGCGGTAATCGGATCCGGGACGCTCCAGCCGCGGGTCTGGGCGTTGGGGTTGCGCCGCGCGTTGGCGAAGTTGAGCGCCGCGATGGCCCGCAAGTGGGTGTCGTCCAAGCCGTAGCGCCGGTCGTACTCGTCGGCAACCTGCGCGAACATCGACGGCCAGAGGTACTTTGCGTCGGCTCCCTCGTGTCCGGTCCATGCGGCGGCACCGAGATACACCGCGGCGATGTCACCGGGCACGGGTTTTTCCAGCTCGAGCCCGATCACGAGTGCGGTGTCGTAGGCGCCGGAGCGCAAATCGGCGATCGCCGACAACGCCGCCACACTGCCGGATGCGCAGGCGGCCTCGTGCCGGGACGCCGGGGTGTCCCAGAGCCCGTCGCACACCGTCGCCGGCATGGCGCCGAGGTGACCTTGGCTGGCGAACATCTCGCCGAAGGCATTCGCGACGTGGACCACTCCGATGTCCGCCGCGTCCACCTTCGCCGCGGCGAGGGTGGCGTCGACCACCTCGCCGGTCAAGGCCGCGAAGTCGCGGTCTTCCTTCGTCAGGTTGCGAGCGAAATCGCTCTGGTAACCGCCGAGAATCCACACGTTTGCCGAGCCGTCCATACCAGCGCACGGTACTCCTGGATGGCCCCGAAAACGGCGGTCCCGTCGGCTCTCGGGCTGAACCGACGGGACCTAGATGGGCGCGTAGGCCGGCCGACGCGCCCACCCGGTTGGGGCATTACCATCCCCGGGCCCGGGCAAACATGGCAAAAGGGCCGCGCGAGATTCGCAGAGACCGCTCTGACCTGTGTGAACGAGGATCTTCCCTGCTCAGCAGCCGATGGGGGCTAGACGGTGCCCCCGACAAGCTCGGTCGGTTCGGGTCCATCGGGAGGCCGGGCGGACCGATCCGGCCCCGCGCCCTGGAAGTCGGCGAGATCGACGTCGGCCAGGTCGATGCCCTTCGTCTCGCGGGCGGCCAGGGCAGCAACGGCGCTCACCGCGGCGGCGCCCGCCAGGTACCAGGCGATGGGTACCGCCGATTTGTAGGTCTCGAGCAATCGGACGGCAATGATCGGCGCGAGCGACCCGGCCGCGATCGAGGTGACCTGGTATCCGAGCGACACGCCTGAATACCGCATCCGGGTCGGAAACATCTCGGCCATGGCGGACGGCTGCACCGCGTACATCACTCCGTGAAACACCAGACCGATGACGACCGCGGACATGATGATCGTGTTGCGGCCGCTGTTCATCATCGGAAAGGCGAAGAAGCCCCAGGTGCTGGTCGCGATGGCACCGGCGAAATAGACTGGGCGCCTGCCGAATCGGTCGCTGAGATGCCCGAAAAAGGGAATGACCGCGAAATGCGCGGCGTGCGCGACCAATAGCCACCACAAGATGGCCTTGGTGTTCGCGTGCACATGCACCTTGAGGTACGTGATCGAGAACGTCACTACCAGGTAGTACATGATGTTTTCGCCCACCCGTAGTCCCATGGCCGTGAAAACGCCACGCGGGTAACGCTTGATCACCTCCAGCACCCCGGCCCGAGTCGATTTGGCGAGCTCGGCCTGTCGCTGCGCTTCGAGGAAGATCGGGGCGTCGGTGACCTTGGTGCGGATGTAGTAGCCGATCAGGACGACGACCGCGGACAACCAGAAGGCCACGCGCCAGCCCCAGCTGAGGAACTCCGCGTCCGACAGGGTCGAGGTGAGAACCAGCAGCACGGCCGTGGCCAGCATGTTTCCGCCCGGCACACCGGCCTGCGGCCAACTCGCCCAGAAGCCGCGGCTCGCGTTCGGGCTGTGCTCGGCGACGAGCAGAACCGCGCCGCCCCATTCACCGCCGACGGCGAAGCCCTGGACGAACCGCAGCAGCACCAGCAGCGCCGGGGCCCAGTAGCCGATCTGGGCGAACGTCGGCAGACAACCCATCAGGAAGGTCGAGACGCCGACTAGCAGCAGGCTCAGCTGTAGCAACTTCTTGCGTCCGTGCCGATCCCCGAGCTGCCCGAAGACGATTCCGCCCAGCGGTCGTGCGGCGAAGCCGACGGCGTAGGTCACGAAGGCGGCGAAAATGGCGTCGAGGTCGTTGCCGCCCTTGGCAAAGAAGACCTTGCCGAACACCAGGGTGGCCGCGGTGCCGTAGAGGAAGAATTCGTACCATTCGACGACGGTGCCGGCCATCGAGGCGGCGACCACTCGGTTGAGGTATGCGCGTCCGGCTCCAAATTGTTTGGGCCGCAACCCATTACCGATACTCACCGCTCGCCCTCCTTGGCGGACCGCGCACCCACTCGGGAGTCCGGACCGCGTTCGTGCGGATCGCGGGGATGACGGGTGTGCTGCGGATGGGAGCGTACCCGGTCCGACCTGGCAACGCGGGTTGTCCACGGTATTTGCGCCCGCGCCGCAGGATTCCTGGTGTCCCAGCGGGTTTCGGTGCGGCGAGTTACCGCCGCGGCGGTAAAGCCGGGGGCCGGAGGGAGGCAGCGGGACCTGGGCGCCGATGACGGCACCGAAGGCGCGGACGGCGGCAGTGGGGGCCCCGACGACGGCAGCGGAGCCGGCTCCGTCGTGGTTGTCGTCGTTGTGGTGGTCGTCGAGTCGGCGGAGGTGGTGGGTGTCGCGGTCCGATGCCCGCCGAGCCGTGGCCGAAAATCCGTAGCGCCGCGGCGACCGTGCCGCAAGTCGGCTCACAAGAATCCGCTATACGGACGGACATGGACCGATGTCAACACCGGGAGCAGCGCGAACAACGGGACAAGGCGCATTCCACGCACTGTTCACGAGTGCTTCGAAGTGCGTTGGCGCGGCGGCTGCCCCGGAAGACGCGAACGGGCGTCGTGCAGTGCTTCTAGCAAATCCAGCTGGAAATAGCTTGAAACCAGGATTTCGACCCGGTCACGGATGTGTACCTATTAGCTGATCACTGGTCACATTAGCCCCTTAAATCACTATCGTCACATGAGCCAACTGCGTACGTCAATGTGGCGTCTCGCTCCTGGAAAGGTATGACTTTGTCGGGGATTCTTCGGACTACGTCGCTAGCGCTGGTGCCGGTGGCCGCTATCGCATACATCGTTGCGGCAGGCCCGGCGCCGTCAGCAAACGCCACGCCATGCGGTGCGCCCGAGGCCAACATCGAACCACCTGTCGCGCAGCCGGCGATGCCGGCGCCTCAGCCGGTCGTCCAACCGCCGACCGGGCGCCGGCCCTCGCACGCGAATGACTCGGCGCCGCTGCCCAAGTTGGGTCCGCTGATCGCCTCGTTGATCAAACCGCCCACCGGCGCCGGCCAGCGGTACTCGGCTCCGATGGTTCCGCAGGCGGGAGTCGTGCCGCCGCCGGCGCCGAACCCGCCCGTACCGGGGCTGCCGCAGTCCCCGAATGCCACGCCGTTGCGGCCCAACGCGGCCCCCCCGGCCCCACCGGCCGCAGCACCGCAGCCGGCGCCCGACGCCGCCGCGCCGCCCGCCCAGATCGCCGGAGCGCCGACGTCACTGGTCGACTGGGTGACCGGACCGAACGGCCCGAACAAAACCCTGCAACGCTTCGGCATTTCCGGAACGGACCTCGGAATCATCTGGGACAACGGCGATCCCACCAACCGCCAGGCGCTGATGGCCTTCGGTGACACCTTCGGCTATTGCAAGGTCCGCGGCCAGCAATGGCGGTACAACGTGCTGTTCCGCAGCAACGACCATGATCTGTCGCAGGGCATCCACATCGCAGACGGCGTGCCCAACAACAATTACTCGGGCTCCCCGGTGTGGACCAACGGCCTGTCCAAGCAGGTCGTCAACACCATCCACAAGGCGAGCCACGAAACGGGAATCATTCCGACGTCGGCCATGTCGCTCGGCCGCACGCAATACATGAGCTACATGTCGATTCGGCAATGGGGCCGCGACGGCGAATGGTCGACGAACTATTCGGCCATCGCGAGGTCCAACGACAACGGGCAGAACTGGGGGATCTTCCCGGGCTCCATCCGGACGTCCGCACCCGACACCGTGCCGGGCGCCGGGTTCACCCCGGGCAACGAGAACTTCCAAATGGGTGCGTTCATGAAGGGTCAGGACGGCTACATCTACAACTTCGGCACCCCCTCGGGACGCGGCGGTGCGGCGTACCTGTCGCGGGTTCCCCCGAGTCAGCTGCCCGACCTGTCCAAGTACCAATACTGGAACGGCGACAACGGTGGACATTGGGTCCCGGCCAATCCGGCTGCGGCGACACCGCTTTGGCCCGGCCCGGTCGGCGAGATGTCGGCCCAGTACAACAGCTACCTGAAGCAGTACCTGGTGCTGTACACCAACGGCGGCAGCAACGACGTGGTGGCGCGGACCGCGCCGACACCGCAGGGGCCGTGGAGCGGTGAGCAACCGCTGGTGACGTCGTTCCAGATGCCCGGTGGCATCTATGCGCCGATGATCCACCCCTGGTCGTCGGGTCGGGACCTGTACTTCAACCTGTCGCTGTGGTCTGCCTACGACGTGATGTTGATGCACACTGTGCTGCCGTAGTCGCAGCGCCGCGGTTGCGTCAGGTGTCTTTTCGCCAGGCCTTTCGGATTGCCCCCCAAAGGGGGGTGTCCTTGTCGGCCTTGCTGAGCAGGTCCAGCGAGTCATTGCTGACGAACAACATCTCGTCGCCGGCTTCGAGCACGTCGTTGGGCTGGGGAACCAGCACGGTGTCACCACGAACCAGGGTGACCAACACGTGATCCCCTGGCAATTCCAATTCGGACACTTGCTGTCCCACGAGTGGATTACCTTCGGGCAGAGTCAGTTTCGTCAGGGCTGCCCGCCCTTGGTGCAGCGCCATCAATCGCACCAGGTGGCCGACGTCGATGGCGCCCTCGATTCCCGCGACCATGGCGTCGGGCGTCGAGACCGCCACGTCGATACCCCAACTCTGGGTGAAGAGCCAGTCGTTGCGGACGTCGTTGATCCTTGCCACCACCCGGGGCACTCCGAACTCGACCTTGGCCAGCAGACCCACGACCAGATTGGACTTGTCGTCTCCGGTTGCTGCGATCACGACATCGCACGTCTGCAGGCCCGCCTCTTGTAATGCTGTCAGCTCGCAGGCGTCGGCAAGCAGCCAATCCGCGTCGGGAACCGTGGTCGGTTCGAAGTTGCTCCGTTCGCGTTCGATCAACAAAATCTTGTGGCCGTTGTCCAGCAACTCGCCCGCGACCGAACGGCCGACTTTTCCCGCGCCGGCAATCCCGATTCGCAATTTTCGCGTGGCCACTCAGCCATCTTTGCTCATCGTGGGCGCCCGCGTCCGGCCACTTTCCGGCCGCACCGAGCGCTGCGGGCCCGGGTACTGATTTACTAACAGGACACCAAGGTGGCGCTCCCCTGATGGGTGAGTGCCCGTCCGGCACCCGCTGCCGGGATCCTGTCGGAACGGGAATGCAATGAGCCTGCAGCAGCTGTATTTGGCGTTGCTGATCGGCGGCCTCGTGCTGCTGGCCAGCATCGTCGGTACTCGAGTGGCAAGCCGGATCGGGTTTCCCAGCCTGTTGTTCTTCCTGCTGGTTGGTGTCGTGCTCGGTGAGGACGCACTCGGTCTGCAGTTCGACGACGTGGAATTGTCCAGGAACGTCGGCACCGCCGCGCTGGCCGTAATCCTCATCGAAGGTGGGTTGACCACCCGGTTCGCCGACATCCACAATGTGCTGGCGCCCGCAGCCGCGTTGGCCACCGTCGGCGTGGTCATCAGCACGCTGATTACCGCCGTCTGGGCCCACCTGCTGCTGGGCATCGACTGGCAGCTCGCCCTGTTGCTCGGTGCCATCGTTTCGTCGACCGACGCCGCCGCGGTGTTCTCGGTTCTGCGGGTGCTTCCATTGCCTCGGCGAGTCGCCGGACTGCTCGAGGCCGAGTCCGGCTTCAACGACGCGCCCGGCGTGATTCTGGTGCTGATGTTCAGCGTGACTCCCTTTGTGGTGGAACCGGCGGGCGCGGTCATCGACCTTGTCGGTGAACTATTGGGCGGTGTCGCGGCCGGGGTGGCCATCGGATACCTCGGTGCCGTCGCGCTACGACGCATCGCGTTGCCGGCCTCCGGGCTGTACCCGATCGCGACCTTCGGTTTGGGGCTCGTCGCCTTCGCCGCCGCCGGTGAGGCCCACGCCAGCGGGTTCATCGCCGCGTACCTGTCCGCTGTGGTGCTGGCCAACTCGGGGCTGCCACACAGGTCAGCGACCCGGTCTTTTGCCGAAGGAGTTGGCTGGCTGGCACAGATCGGACTATTCGTGCTGCTCGGCCTGCTGGTGAACCCCAGTGACCTGGCAGGCGACCTGGTCGCGGCCGTCGTCGTCGGACTCGTCTTGCTGCTCGTCGCCCGGCCGCTATCAGTCGTCTGCTCGCTCGTGTGGTTCCGAGTTCCTTGGCGCGAGCAGATCTTCCTCTCGTGGGCAGGTCTGCGGGGCGCGGTCCCCATCGTGTTGGCGACCTTTCCGGTCGTCTCCGGCGTTGCCGGCAGCTATCGCCTACTGAACATCGTGTTCGTGCTCGTCGTGGTATTCACCCTGGTGCAGGGTCCCAGCCTGCGCCCGGTGGCTAACTGGCTGCGCCTGATCTCGCGCGAATCCACCCGGGAAATCCAAGTCGAGGCGGCGCCACTGGACATGCTCGACGCGGAACTGCTGACCATGACCGTCCAGGCATCGTCGCGGCTGCACAATGTCACG
This genomic interval carries:
- a CDS encoding potassium channel family protein, with the translated sequence MRIGIAGAGKVGRSVAGELLDNGHKILLIERERSNFEPTTVPDADWLLADACELTALQEAGLQTCDVVIAATGDDKSNLVVGLLAKVEFGVPRVVARINDVRNDWLFTQSWGIDVAVSTPDAMVAGIEGAIDVGHLVRLMALHQGRAALTKLTLPEGNPLVGQQVSELELPGDHVLVTLVRGDTVLVPQPNDVLEAGDEMLFVSNDSLDLLSKADKDTPLWGAIRKAWRKDT
- a CDS encoding potassium/proton antiporter, with translation MSLQQLYLALLIGGLVLLASIVGTRVASRIGFPSLLFFLLVGVVLGEDALGLQFDDVELSRNVGTAALAVILIEGGLTTRFADIHNVLAPAAALATVGVVISTLITAVWAHLLLGIDWQLALLLGAIVSSTDAAAVFSVLRVLPLPRRVAGLLEAESGFNDAPGVILVLMFSVTPFVVEPAGAVIDLVGELLGGVAAGVAIGYLGAVALRRIALPASGLYPIATFGLGLVAFAAAGEAHASGFIAAYLSAVVLANSGLPHRSATRSFAEGVGWLAQIGLFVLLGLLVNPSDLAGDLVAAVVVGLVLLLVARPLSVVCSLVWFRVPWREQIFLSWAGLRGAVPIVLATFPVVSGVAGSYRLLNIVFVLVVVFTLVQGPSLRPVANWLRLISRESTREIQVEAAPLDMLDAELLTMTVQASSRLHNVTIVELRLPDPAVITLIIRDGHTFVPVPDTRIETGDELLIVTTSKTRAAAESRLRAVSRRGKLAYWFDEYGEVE
- a CDS encoding DUF4185 domain-containing protein, which translates into the protein MTLSGILRTTSLALVPVAAIAYIVAAGPAPSANATPCGAPEANIEPPVAQPAMPAPQPVVQPPTGRRPSHANDSAPLPKLGPLIASLIKPPTGAGQRYSAPMVPQAGVVPPPAPNPPVPGLPQSPNATPLRPNAAPPAPPAAAPQPAPDAAAPPAQIAGAPTSLVDWVTGPNGPNKTLQRFGISGTDLGIIWDNGDPTNRQALMAFGDTFGYCKVRGQQWRYNVLFRSNDHDLSQGIHIADGVPNNNYSGSPVWTNGLSKQVVNTIHKASHETGIIPTSAMSLGRTQYMSYMSIRQWGRDGEWSTNYSAIARSNDNGQNWGIFPGSIRTSAPDTVPGAGFTPGNENFQMGAFMKGQDGYIYNFGTPSGRGGAAYLSRVPPSQLPDLSKYQYWNGDNGGHWVPANPAAATPLWPGPVGEMSAQYNSYLKQYLVLYTNGGSNDVVARTAPTPQGPWSGEQPLVTSFQMPGGIYAPMIHPWSSGRDLYFNLSLWSAYDVMLMHTVLP
- a CDS encoding MFS transporter, producing the protein MGNGLRPKQFGAGRAYLNRVVAASMAGTVVEWYEFFLYGTAATLVFGKVFFAKGGNDLDAIFAAFVTYAVGFAARPLGGIVFGQLGDRHGRKKLLQLSLLLVGVSTFLMGCLPTFAQIGYWAPALLVLLRFVQGFAVGGEWGGAVLLVAEHSPNASRGFWASWPQAGVPGGNMLATAVLLVLTSTLSDAEFLSWGWRVAFWLSAVVVLIGYYIRTKVTDAPIFLEAQRQAELAKSTRAGVLEVIKRYPRGVFTAMGLRVGENIMYYLVVTFSITYLKVHVHANTKAILWWLLVAHAAHFAVIPFFGHLSDRFGRRPVYFAGAIATSTWGFFAFPMMNSGRNTIIMSAVVIGLVFHGVMYAVQPSAMAEMFPTRMRYSGVSLGYQVTSIAAGSLAPIIAVRLLETYKSAVPIAWYLAGAAAVSAVAALAARETKGIDLADVDLADFQGAGPDRSARPPDGPEPTELVGGTV